The following DNA comes from Tachypleus tridentatus isolate NWPU-2018 chromosome 9, ASM421037v1, whole genome shotgun sequence.
GATGTAGGAGCCTCTTCCAGTCAATTAGAACAGCAACTAAGTGTCAGGAGGAAACTTCGAACCCTGACATTTGGAAAACGCAGAAAAGGGTTAGCCAAGGATCCAGCTAAAAAGCTTAAAGGATCATGGGTATTAAGATTTGGGACATGTTCCAAAAGACCTTCAAACCCTGATATTGCTGAGCCAACAGTAGGCTGTAGTGCTTGTATTTGCACTGGCTATCGTAGAACAGAAGATCACCACCTTGGAGCAAGATTCGTTTTTAAAGGTTCTCCTCCGAGTCGAGGAGATGCGTCACCCAAACGAGTGACAGTTTTTAAAGCTGGAAATGAAATGACTAATTCTAACTCTCCTGTAATTGACTTGACAAAATTCAATCCAGAGAAATATCCCATCGATGACTGGGACGAACGTGCTCGACAGGAACGTGCTCGAGAAATTCAAGAAGGAGTAGACCCACCTCCTGGCTATCAGACTGCTCTTACCAGTCAAGTAACTGAGGTAAAACTGAGTGATTTAACTCAGGCACTTCAAAGTCAACTCCACATTTCTCCATATCCTTACCTAGAGAGGTTTACTGAGCAAACTGGCATGTCAAAAGAAATGttaaccaaattttatgaagtcTCAGCCAAAGGATTTTCTCTCCCACATTCTCAGGTTGATTACATGCACTGTCTAGTTCCAGATTTATTAGAAATCACAAATTGTAGCTTTTATTGGGGTAAAATGGATCGGTACCAAGCTGAAAAACTATTGGAAAACAAACCAGAAGGTACCTTCTTGCTACGAGATAGTGCTCAAGAAGAATATCTCTTTTCTGTGAGCTTTAGACGTTATGGAAGATCTCTCCATGCACGGATTGAACAATGGAATCACAAGTTTAGCTTTGATTCTCATGATCCTACAGTTTTTGCTTCCACTACTGTGTGTGGTCTTATTGAACATTACAAAGACCCAAGTTGTTGTATGTTCTTTGAACCAATGTTGACCATACCTCTTCATCGAACTTTTCCATTTACACTTCAGCATCTCTGTCGTGCTGTGATTTCAAAGAGGGTAACCTATGACACTATTAACAGATTGCAACTACCAAAAAGTTTAAAAGCTTATTTGAAGGAATATCATTACAAACAGAGAGTAAGAGTTCATCGTCTTGATTTAGAACACTAATATTGATTTACACTATACAGAGTTAGTGTTATTAATAGTAAAGTTCATTATATCAGTATATAATATACTTAATGAGTACAGTTTATCCTCGAACAAGGAAGATTTAGCTTTTGAAAGCCCTTGTAAGTAATTGGGTCTCTTAAGATATGATTTATACTATTCATAATTCTACATATTTTGAAAGTGTTATGGaattaacttaatataaaaatttctgaatttcttgattttgaatatatgtatgtataaaagttttttttatcaaaaacatcCTAAAGATTAATTAGTATGTAATACTGAAAATAGTGATTCTATTGTATATCATAGCAGTGAAGTGTTAGGAATATACATATTTtgattatgtttaaaacaaaatttaaatgtacatttatacTGTTTGCATGTGACAGGAATATTTTAATAGCTAATATCCATTGcatttaatacagttttataatttctaaaataagtaGTTTATTGGAAGTTCTGTGAGAGAAGCTTTTGTgtactttttttctttacagtagAAGATTATGGAGAACAGAACTTGATTTTTTAGCCTTATCAATGTTAAGCTAATTTAAGTGCAACATAAAAATCAGTGGTAAACATAGTACAGCATACAAGTAAAACATAATACAGAATAAGTTATCTGAGGTACAAAAAAACTGAAAgtgtataatgttacatttaaaaaaaatgtagaaaatatatagtgtataaataaatagaataacataGCATTTATATAAACTAATCTGTTGCTCTAGTTTTGGCCACAGTAGTAGTTATGGCTACTGGTAATATTGAgataaatatgtgtttaaaattataatctaaTTATTCCTATAGTTTGGAAGTAGTTATGTACATCTATTTGACATAATTTCTTCTGTTAGTTTTATTATGTTGAGTTCACATATTGAAATTGTGTACTGTATAAGTCTagatatatgtttataaacaataacatcttaagtgttatattataaataatctaATACATAGTACTTAATATGCAGGTGTATTGTATGCAGTTTGTTTTGCTTGAGGGTGAGTTATTTATGGTAAAATTAAATCATGTTTGAATCAGTAAATAAgattaaatgtttagaaaacataaatataagtGATTGCTTAGATCATGGTTTCAATTAGTTTTATAACTTCCCTTTACTATTTGAGCAAAATAGAATTGTAATTGCTAATTAATATCTTTCAGTCCTTAACATGTTTtagtattaaagtttaaaaagaaacatctaaaactATGACTACGTTGGTTAGTCAAGTCAACAAacagttttggtttttatatcCAACTGAATTACCAgcatattttcagtttattttaatagtttatgcATATGATATATCTACTGGGAAAGTGTAAGCAGGAGCTAATAATCAGTGGAATAATTGACTCTTTGTGAAGCTATgcatattgtattatttatatctCAAACATATCATTTCTACAGtatatttaatcattattttaaatgattggTTTCAGGAAATTCAGACTAGCTTTTCAATATTCATTTTACCTTGTGAGTTACATTAAAAAAGCATACAATTCATTAACTTCCCACTTATTTGTTGATGAGGATGTTGATAATGTTCATCATGCAGTTAGTTTATTGCTGGAAATTTATAGTCTATGTCCTAGAATGAGAGAgattaatgtatttttagtattactaacagtgttgatgtacctcatgaatttgtttttgttcttactACTTATCCTTTTCAGGTTtcaattatttactttatataaaaaagtagaaaaaatattcTGATGAAAACCATTACATCATTATTCATAGCTCGTGTCATTAACTTTATACAGGCAGTTTTTGCAAATGGAGGCTTGGTAGTTACTGTATTGGATTGTGAATCTAAGAGGCCATGGTTCATGTCCCACTGATGTAAATTTCTGCTCCACTCTTTGGGGCTGTTGATGCATTGTATGGGTTTGACAGCAAGtgctgttgactatctgccttctttctagtctgtcatttcaaaattagacaTCTGGAACAGAGAgcctttgtgtaggtttgtgcaagtatcaaaaacaaacattttatgaatGGTGTTGgttaattaatattgtatattgtttttaaaaatttattttgggTGATATTTGTGTGTAAACATatcattaatatgtttttatataatgtacCAAAGATATGAAGTGTGACTATTATTAGgttttttttctcagttactgTATGCTttccaaaatatataaatatgcattAAGGCTGCACAACACCTAGTGTTTTCAAACAGTGTCACATGCTTATTGATATGATCAGAAATATAGTGATTTATATGTAGTCTGAGGATGTTATGTCATTTTTAATATTGGTCTAAATACTTAGATGCCCTTACCTCATTTCCTGTTAAGGAGAATAGTTCTTACTGTatgatttaatttgatttttttttttttacacaggcCAGTTTTCTCTTAATTTGCAACTTTAGTGTTGCAAGAGATATGATGAGAGGAAATGgcaattattttattcttatttctgtACAATACTTACCTGTATTGAATTTGCAAAATTAAGGTTTGAAAATTGTAgtttaataaaagcaaaatatttatagcTAGTTAAATTTAGCATTTTCTACAGCATTATTTTTAAGACATTTCTTTGATTGCTCATATATTTTTGATAGTTTATGGTGATGAATTCAATAACAAGTTTGCAAGGGTTAATGCCAttgaacttttattaatattaaaatgtctcaaattttataatatt
Coding sequences within:
- the LOC143226141 gene encoding suppressor of cytokine signaling 5-like — its product is MSDSNAPDQHDESDEDKGVDLKPFEIISDTDFETKDKDVDVGASSSQLEQQLSVRRKLRTLTFGKRRKGLAKDPAKKLKGSWVLRFGTCSKRPSNPDIAEPTVGCSACICTGYRRTEDHHLGARFVFKGSPPSRGDASPKRVTVFKAGNEMTNSNSPVIDLTKFNPEKYPIDDWDERARQERAREIQEGVDPPPGYQTALTSQVTEVKLSDLTQALQSQLHISPYPYLERFTEQTGMSKEMLTKFYEVSAKGFSLPHSQVDYMHCLVPDLLEITNCSFYWGKMDRYQAEKLLENKPEGTFLLRDSAQEEYLFSVSFRRYGRSLHARIEQWNHKFSFDSHDPTVFASTTVCGLIEHYKDPSCCMFFEPMLTIPLHRTFPFTLQHLCRAVISKRVTYDTINRLQLPKSLKAYLKEYHYKQRVRVHRLDLEH